A genomic stretch from Acidimicrobiales bacterium includes:
- a CDS encoding septum formation family protein, with product MKLTRIVLLGLVFALFAGGCGDEGNVFSLKVGDCFTSVEATEISDVPLVDCSEPHEHEVFAVWNIGDTLPSQDSMNQGCIDRFEEAIGLPFEESAIYAFAITPTTESFDAGDREVICYSAEPDEDGEVAQVTGSVLGSNR from the coding sequence ATGAAACTCACTCGAATCGTCCTGCTGGGCCTCGTGTTCGCCCTGTTCGCCGGTGGTTGTGGTGACGAAGGCAATGTCTTCTCGCTCAAGGTCGGCGACTGTTTCACCTCGGTCGAGGCGACGGAAATCTCTGACGTCCCGCTCGTCGACTGTTCCGAGCCGCACGAGCACGAGGTCTTCGCCGTCTGGAACATCGGCGACACGCTGCCCTCGCAGGACTCGATGAACCAGGGCTGTATCGATCGCTTCGAAGAGGCCATCGGCCTGCCCTTCGAGGAGTCGGCGATCTACGCGTTCGCGATCACGCCCACCACGGAGAGCTTCGACGCCGGTGACCGTGAGGTCATCTGCTACAGCGCGGAACCCGACGAGGACGGCGAAGTGGCACAGGTCACCGGCTCCGTGCTCGGCTCCAACCGCTGA
- a CDS encoding NAD(P)/FAD-dependent oxidoreductase, translating into METTSEEWDAIVVGSGPGGLTTAACLGSSGRRVLVLERHDVAGGNTQVFRRHHGDDWYEFDVGVHYIGECGPGGLFTNIFHALGVGDRMRFRQLDPDGFDTLHFPDFEFRVPAGWEEYERRLIERFPADRAGIERAMHVLRTVAEESRLMFGEDRETFDRWAFRPLSELFEEAELSQEACAVLDHWSGLYAGGPKQSAVIMHARMIGHYMGGAYYPEGGGQMIAARLVQAVEATGGEVRTLSPVRRIVVDDGVATGVVLDNGDVLRAPIIVGNGDYRRMVTDLVGPEHLAPATTAWAEEAQMTLGLVCVYVVVDKEMDGPNTNYFVFPDYRTDELYETLDGGELPDGDVPFAYVAMASRKDPGNLELCPPGQTNFQIMTLAPRGYDYWGVDEGPAAGGAYRRNETYRARKQELTDLLLDAAEKVLGPFRDEIVHCEMATTLSHERYTHSSGGTSYGYMHSPEQSGVNRPQYRTEIDGLWVVGANTAGGHGIAGAMSGGVFCASDILGRPLIAEMFLGEQLIDPATIPADPDGFDPLEYCRGEKLRARRADVAAAQREKRLTRHRR; encoded by the coding sequence ATGGAGACCACCAGCGAGGAATGGGACGCGATCGTCGTCGGCTCCGGACCAGGGGGGCTCACCACGGCCGCCTGTCTGGGGTCCAGCGGCCGGCGGGTCCTCGTGCTCGAACGCCACGACGTCGCCGGCGGTAACACCCAGGTTTTCCGGCGCCACCACGGCGACGACTGGTACGAGTTCGATGTCGGCGTCCACTACATCGGCGAATGCGGACCGGGCGGCCTGTTCACCAACATCTTCCACGCGCTGGGCGTCGGTGATCGGATGCGCTTCCGTCAGCTCGACCCCGACGGGTTCGACACGCTGCACTTCCCCGACTTCGAGTTCCGCGTCCCGGCCGGGTGGGAGGAGTACGAGCGGCGCCTGATCGAGCGGTTCCCGGCCGACCGGGCCGGCATCGAGCGCGCCATGCACGTCCTGCGGACCGTGGCGGAGGAGAGCCGCCTGATGTTCGGCGAGGACCGCGAGACGTTCGACCGGTGGGCGTTCCGCCCCCTTTCGGAGCTCTTCGAGGAAGCGGAGCTGTCGCAGGAGGCGTGCGCCGTGCTCGATCACTGGTCGGGTCTCTATGCCGGCGGTCCCAAGCAGAGCGCGGTGATCATGCACGCCCGGATGATCGGCCACTACATGGGCGGCGCCTACTACCCCGAGGGCGGTGGGCAGATGATCGCGGCCCGTCTGGTCCAGGCGGTCGAGGCGACCGGGGGTGAGGTGCGAACGCTGTCGCCGGTGCGCCGGATCGTCGTCGACGACGGTGTCGCCACCGGGGTGGTGCTCGACAACGGCGACGTGCTCCGGGCGCCGATCATCGTGGGCAACGGCGACTATCGCCGCATGGTGACCGATCTCGTCGGGCCCGAACATCTCGCCCCGGCCACCACCGCGTGGGCCGAGGAAGCGCAGATGACGCTCGGGCTGGTCTGTGTCTACGTCGTGGTCGACAAGGAGATGGACGGACCCAACACGAACTACTTCGTGTTCCCCGACTATCGCACCGACGAGCTCTACGAGACCCTCGACGGTGGTGAGTTGCCCGACGGCGACGTTCCCTTCGCCTACGTGGCCATGGCCTCCCGGAAGGACCCGGGCAATCTCGAGCTGTGCCCACCCGGTCAGACCAACTTCCAGATCATGACCCTCGCCCCCCGGGGCTACGACTACTGGGGCGTCGATGAAGGGCCGGCCGCCGGCGGTGCGTACCGGCGGAACGAGACCTATCGGGCCCGCAAGCAGGAGCTGACCGACCTGCTGCTCGACGCGGCCGAGAAGGTCCTCGGGCCGTTCCGCGACGAGATCGTCCATTGTGAAATGGCGACGACGCTCAGCCACGAGCGCTACACCCACAGTTCGGGCGGCACGAGTTATGGCTACATGCACTCGCCCGAGCAGAGCGGCGTGAACCGGCCCCAGTACCGCACCGAGATCGACGGCCTCTGGGTGGTCGGGGCCAACACCGCCGGCGGCCACGGGATCGCCGGCGCCATGAGCGGCGGCGTGTTCTGCGCGAGCGACATCCTCGGCCGCCCGCTCATCGCCGAGATGTTCCTCGGCGAGCAGCTGATCGACCCGGCGACGATCCCCGCCGATCCCGATGGGTTCGACCCGCTCGAGTACTGCCGGGGCGAGAAGCTGCGGGCCCGCCGTGCCGATGTCGCCGCCGCCCAGCGCGAGAAGCGGCTGACGCGTCACCGGCGCTGA
- a CDS encoding pyridoxamine 5'-phosphate oxidase family protein, with protein sequence MDRLDVIGPAFLEMAHRIVWCTVATADPGGGPRTRILHPIWEWDGERLTGWVATGPTPVKTRGLAADRRVSLTYWDPTQDTCTAECHAEWIADEEREALWRRFADGPDPVGYDPAIIPPWADGPGSPAFSGWKLDPYRLRVMPGSAMLDGQGLLVWRSND encoded by the coding sequence ATGGATCGACTCGATGTCATCGGACCCGCCTTCCTCGAGATGGCGCATCGCATCGTGTGGTGCACGGTCGCCACCGCTGACCCGGGGGGCGGCCCCCGCACCAGGATCCTGCACCCGATCTGGGAGTGGGACGGCGAACGGCTCACCGGCTGGGTCGCCACCGGGCCGACCCCGGTCAAGACTCGTGGCCTGGCGGCCGATCGGCGCGTCTCGTTGACGTACTGGGACCCGACCCAGGACACCTGCACGGCCGAGTGCCATGCCGAGTGGATCGCCGACGAGGAACGCGAGGCGCTGTGGCGCCGGTTCGCCGACGGGCCCGACCCCGTCGGCTACGACCCGGCCATCATCCCGCCGTGGGCCGACGGCCCCGGCTCGCCGGCATTCTCCGGCTGGAAGCTCGATCCGTACCGTCTGCGGGTGATGCCCGGGTCGGCGATGCTCGACGGTCAGGGTCTCCTGGTGTGGCGGAGCAACGACTGA
- a CDS encoding MBL fold metallo-hydrolase, producing MSNRPTSPTLQFLGATGTVTGSRFLVDAPDRRILVDCGLFQGLKADRLRNWGPFPVDRATIDEVVITHAHIDHSGYLPRLVSYGFHGRVTCTAESAALIEILLRDSGRLQEEQAAYANRVGSSKHDPALPLYTQADAEAACELLSPVPMGSTVALGEHAECTLDPAGHILGSSTVHLSLHAADGQVTRLRFSGDLGRPDHPLLRPPAPVGAADVIIVESTYGDRAHPDDEGEIARFAEVIRNTAGRGGTIVIPAFAVDRTEVVLHALEKLETAGEIPDLPIFVDSPMALSVLDVYREAIESGSLELRPGVEALGAFDTGRITECRSTQESKALAELTYPSIIISASGMASGGRVLHHLARLLPDRRNAVVLTGFQAEGTRGDRLERGERAIKIFGRYVPVRAEVEVLDGFSVHADADELIDWLGTAESEPDCCYVVHGSTSASAALVERISSELDWVAVAPKPLEKVIL from the coding sequence ATGAGCAACCGGCCGACATCGCCCACCCTGCAGTTCCTCGGAGCGACCGGCACCGTGACCGGCAGCCGGTTCCTGGTCGACGCGCCCGACCGGCGCATCCTGGTCGACTGCGGTCTCTTCCAGGGCCTGAAGGCCGATCGGCTCCGCAACTGGGGCCCGTTCCCGGTCGACCGCGCGACGATCGACGAGGTGGTCATCACCCACGCCCACATCGACCACAGCGGCTATCTCCCGCGGCTCGTGAGCTACGGGTTCCACGGCCGGGTGACATGTACCGCCGAGAGCGCGGCGTTGATCGAGATCCTCCTGCGTGACAGCGGACGGCTCCAGGAGGAGCAGGCCGCCTACGCGAACCGCGTCGGTTCCAGCAAACACGACCCCGCGCTTCCCCTCTACACCCAGGCCGACGCCGAGGCCGCGTGCGAGCTCCTGTCGCCGGTGCCGATGGGCTCGACGGTGGCCCTCGGCGAGCACGCCGAATGCACCCTCGACCCGGCCGGTCACATCCTCGGCTCCTCGACGGTGCATCTCTCGTTGCACGCGGCCGATGGGCAGGTGACGCGCCTGCGCTTCAGCGGCGACCTCGGACGACCGGATCATCCGCTGCTACGCCCTCCGGCGCCGGTCGGGGCCGCCGACGTCATCATCGTCGAGTCGACCTACGGCGACCGTGCACATCCCGACGACGAGGGCGAGATCGCCCGGTTCGCGGAAGTGATCCGCAACACCGCCGGCCGCGGCGGCACCATCGTGATCCCGGCGTTCGCCGTTGATCGCACCGAGGTGGTGCTGCACGCGTTGGAGAAGCTCGAGACCGCCGGCGAGATCCCCGATCTGCCGATCTTCGTCGACAGCCCGATGGCGCTGTCCGTGCTCGACGTCTATCGCGAGGCGATCGAGTCCGGCTCGCTCGAACTGCGCCCGGGGGTCGAGGCGCTGGGCGCATTCGACACGGGCCGCATCACGGAGTGTCGGAGCACGCAGGAATCGAAGGCACTTGCCGAGCTCACCTACCCGTCGATCATCATCTCGGCCTCCGGGATGGCATCGGGGGGTCGGGTGCTGCACCACCTGGCCCGGCTCCTGCCCGACCGCCGCAACGCCGTCGTGCTCACGGGCTTCCAGGCCGAGGGCACCCGCGGCGATCGGCTCGAACGCGGTGAACGGGCGATCAAGATCTTCGGCCGGTATGTGCCGGTTCGGGCCGAGGTCGAGGTGCTCGACGGCTTCTCGGTCCATGCCGACGCCGACGAACTCATCGACTGGCTGGGCACCGCCGAGTCGGAACCGGACTGCTGCTATGTGGTCCACGGGTCGACGTCGGCGAGCGCAGCGCTCGTGGAGCGGATCTCGTCGGAACTCGACTGGGTCGCCGTCGCGCCGAAGCCCCTCGAGAAGGTGATTCTCTGA
- a CDS encoding YchJ family metal-binding protein gives MLDGSRPAATAEALMRSRFTAFAVGDVDHLERSWAPETRPSEIRVDPARRWTRLEILSVVDGRELAATGVVEFRAHYDVDGVTGRLHERSTFRREHGRWVYVAGALDGAAGD, from the coding sequence GTGCTCGATGGCTCCCGTCCGGCAGCGACCGCCGAAGCGTTGATGCGATCCCGCTTCACGGCGTTCGCGGTCGGCGACGTCGACCATCTCGAAAGGTCGTGGGCGCCCGAGACTCGACCGTCGGAGATCCGCGTCGACCCGGCCCGGCGGTGGACGCGCCTCGAGATCCTGTCGGTGGTCGACGGTCGCGAGTTGGCGGCGACCGGCGTGGTCGAGTTCCGCGCGCACTACGACGTCGATGGCGTCACGGGTCGACTGCACGAGCGGAGTACCTTCCGTCGCGAGCACGGACGCTGGGTCTATGTCGCCGGGGCACTCGACGGAGCCGCCGGCGACTGA
- a CDS encoding MOSC N-terminal beta barrel domain-containing protein, translated as MRVLEIWRYPIKSVGGERLESADVGETGIVHDRGWGLVDDATGNVLTARREPRLLFGSARIVDGAPVVTIESGDQLRTSDDFSEWLDRPVTLASAAGAEGGTYENPLDFENDTDWVSWQGPGDAWHDSSRSRVSLVSRDSLGDWDVRRFRANLVVDGSGEDDLVGADITIGSCRLTVTKPISRCVIVTRPQPDLDRDLDVLRTVNAERNSTLSIGAVVSRPGTIGIGDEVRS; from the coding sequence GTGCGAGTTCTGGAGATCTGGCGATATCCCATCAAGTCCGTCGGCGGCGAACGACTCGAGTCGGCCGATGTCGGCGAGACCGGCATCGTCCACGACCGGGGATGGGGTCTGGTCGACGATGCCACGGGCAACGTGCTGACCGCCCGGCGCGAACCCCGGCTCCTGTTCGGTTCGGCGCGCATCGTCGACGGCGCTCCCGTGGTCACCATCGAATCCGGTGACCAGCTGCGCACCAGCGACGACTTCTCCGAATGGCTCGACCGCCCCGTGACCCTGGCCTCGGCCGCCGGCGCCGAGGGCGGGACCTACGAGAACCCGCTCGACTTCGAGAACGACACGGACTGGGTGAGCTGGCAGGGCCCGGGGGACGCGTGGCACGACAGTTCCCGCAGCCGCGTGTCGCTGGTCAGTCGAGACTCGCTCGGCGACTGGGACGTGCGCCGATTCCGGGCCAATCTCGTCGTCGACGGGTCGGGTGAGGACGACCTCGTCGGTGCCGACATCACGATCGGGTCGTGTCGCCTCACAGTCACCAAACCGATCAGCCGTTGCGTGATCGTCACCCGACCCCAACCCGACCTCGATCGGGACCTCGACGTGCTGCGCACCGTCAACGCCGAGCGGAACTCGACGCTCTCGATCGGGGCGGTCGTCTCCCGGCCCGGCACGATCGGCATCGGCGACGAGGTGCGCTCGTGA
- a CDS encoding CBS domain-containing protein, producing MSEHASKIDALSPVAAVTAFDMETASPSADLETLARHMSRNDVGALVIEDHNGEVAILTERDIVHAIAFDVDAWAVDVMTRDVIEVASTTTIADAAETMRTAGVRHLLVRRADGALGITSIRDLLGPLVDTVA from the coding sequence ATGTCAGAGCACGCGAGCAAGATCGACGCCCTGAGTCCCGTGGCCGCAGTGACGGCATTCGACATGGAGACGGCGAGCCCGTCCGCCGATCTCGAGACCCTGGCCCGGCACATGTCGCGCAACGACGTCGGTGCCCTGGTGATCGAGGATCACAACGGTGAGGTGGCGATCCTCACCGAGCGCGACATCGTGCACGCGATCGCGTTCGACGTCGACGCATGGGCCGTCGACGTGATGACCCGCGACGTGATCGAGGTGGCATCGACCACGACGATCGCCGATGCGGCCGAGACGATGCGGACGGCCGGTGTGCGGCACCTCCTGGTGCGCCGCGCCGATGGTGCCCTCGGCATCACCTCGATCCGCGACCTGCTCGGCCCGCTGGTCGACACCGTCGCCTGA
- a CDS encoding adenylate/guanylate cyclase domain-containing protein — translation MIGRWVTHALIYLSACSTISLVWVLLTAGTVDDLKDYGRTPGDALTLSFWPVWFWLLWGTAVAMHLAVVVGRLVPRRRRSGPRGAVKRAGKRHVVAMFTDLSGSTQTNERLGDEAWAALVRDHRRTVRELMAVYGGKEVSTQGDGFFVRFHDPGSALECATALQLRCRDERAKGAPLPPVRIGIHQGKAVHGDDDVLGQVVNTAARLLEVAAPDEIVVTEPVADGADPAILVDRGLVTLKGIAQPRHLLSVRWDIDASPDTARRDE, via the coding sequence GTGATCGGTCGTTGGGTGACACACGCCCTCATCTACCTCTCGGCCTGCTCGACGATCTCCCTGGTCTGGGTGCTGCTGACCGCGGGGACGGTCGACGACCTCAAGGACTACGGCCGGACCCCCGGTGATGCGTTGACCCTGAGCTTCTGGCCCGTCTGGTTCTGGCTCCTGTGGGGAACGGCCGTCGCCATGCACCTCGCCGTCGTCGTCGGGCGGCTGGTCCCCCGGCGCCGCCGCTCGGGTCCCCGGGGCGCGGTGAAGCGCGCGGGCAAGCGGCACGTGGTCGCCATGTTCACCGACCTGTCGGGGAGCACCCAGACCAACGAGCGTCTCGGCGACGAGGCGTGGGCGGCGCTCGTCAGGGACCATCGCCGCACGGTTCGTGAGCTGATGGCGGTCTACGGCGGCAAGGAGGTGAGCACCCAGGGCGACGGGTTCTTCGTCCGGTTCCACGATCCGGGATCCGCTCTCGAATGCGCGACCGCGTTGCAACTGCGCTGCCGTGACGAACGCGCCAAGGGCGCACCCCTGCCTCCGGTGCGCATCGGCATCCACCAGGGGAAGGCCGTCCACGGCGACGACGACGTGCTCGGTCAGGTCGTCAACACCGCCGCCCGGCTGCTCGAGGTCGCCGCACCCGACGAGATCGTGGTCACCGAACCGGTCGCCGACGGCGCCGACCCGGCGATCCTGGTGGATCGCGGCCTCGTGACGCTGAAGGGGATCGCGCAGCCGCGGCATCTGCTCTCGGTGCGGTGGGACATCGATGCCTCGCCGGACACCGCCCGGCGCGACGAATGA